Below is a window of Rhodopseudomonas sp. P2A-2r DNA.
TGATGATTCATCTGGTCAGTATTCCTGTGACCAACACTTCGGTGAATCCCGCGCGCAGCACCGGGCCGGCACTGTTTGTCGGCGGCTGGGCGATCCAGCAACTGTGGCTGTTCTGGGTGGCGCCGCTGATCGGCGGCGTGCTGGGCGGGGTGATCTATCGCTGGCTCAGCGACACTCCGGAAGGCGTCGTCGAAGGCAAGGTGTCGGCCTGACACGCGCCGGGACCATGGTCCGCTGAGCGGTGAATATGTTGCGGCGGCGTTGCGGCAAACTTCAGGCAGGCTGCCGCAACGCTGGCCGGCCTATTTTGCGGCCGGCGGCGTCACTTCGGTGACGTGGCCCATCTTGCGACCGGGCCGCGGGGCGCCCTTGCCGTACAGATGCACCGTGGTGCCGGGGACTGTCAGCCACTTTGCGTAGTCGAGGACGTCGTCGCCGATCAGGTTGGTCATGGTGACCTGGCCATGGCGCAGCGGCTTGCCCAGCGGCCAGCCGGCGATGGCGCGGATGTGCTGCTCGAATTGCGATACCGAGGCGCCGTCCAGGGTCCAGTGTCCGGAATTATGCACCCTTGGTGCGGTCTCGTTGACCAGCAGTGTTGGCCCATTCTCGCCGGGCACCACGAACAGCTCCACCGCAAACACGCCGACATAGTCCAGCGCGCTGGCGATCTTTTCGGCAATGGCACGGGCCTGCGCGGCCACCGCTTCGGAGACGTCGGCAGGGGCAGTCGAGAATTTCAGGATGTGGTCGCGATGCTGGTTCTCGGTGACGTCGAAGCACTCGACGTGACCGTCGGCGCCGCGCGCGGCAATCACCGAAATCTCGCGTTCGAACGGCACGAAGGCCTCGAGAATCGCCGAGCGGGTGCTGAGATCGTCCCAGACCTGCTGAGGATCGTCGCCCTCGCGGACGATGGCTTGGCCCTTGCCGTCATAGCCGAAGCGGCGCGTCTTGATCACCGCGGGCAGGCCGATCTTCGTCATGGCGGTGCGCAGCTCCGCGGCCGAGCCGACGTCGGCATAGGCCGCGGTGCCGATGCCCAGTTTGGTAACAAAATCCTTCTCGGCGAGGCGGTCCTGGGTGGTCTGCAGGATGCTGAGATTCGGCAGCACTGGCTTGCGCGCCGCCAGCACCATCGCGGTGCCGGCCGGGATGTTCTCGAATTCGTAGGTGATGACGTCGCAGTCGTTGGCGAACAGTTCGAGCGCTTCGACGTCGGCATATTCCGCGCAGGTAGCGTTCTGCACCACGTCGAAGGCCGGCGAATCCGGGTCCGACGAAAAGACCTGGCAGCGCAGCCCGAGCCGTGCCGCGGCCATCGCCAGCATGCGGCCGAGCTGGCCGCCGCCGAGAATACCGATGGTGTCGCCGGGCTTGAGGATCGGCTGCGGGATCGAATTCACGCCGTCTCCTCCGGTCGCTCGGCAATCGCCGCGGTCTGCGCCTTGCGCCAGGCGGCCAGCCGGGTCGCCAGCGCGGGGTCATGCAGCGCCAGCACGGCGGCCGCCAGCAACGCGGCATTGACCGCACCGGCCTTGCCGATCGCCAGCGTGCCGACCGGAATGCCGGCGGGCATCTGCACGATCGAGTACAGCGAATCGACACCCGACAGGGCTTTCGATTGGATCGGTACACCGAACACCGGCAGCTCGGTCAGGGATGCTGCCATGCCCGGCAGGTGCGCGGCGCCGCCGGCGCCGGCAATGACGATCTGGAATCCTTCGGCCTTGGCGCCCTTGGCAAATGCATACAGCCGGTCCGGGGTACGATGCGCGGAGACGATGCGAGCCTCGCTGGCGATGTCGAGCGCGGTCAGGGTGGCTGCGGCGTGGCGCATGGTCTCCCAGTCCGACTGGCTTCCCATGATGATGGCAACGGGCACGGTCATTCCGATATTTCTTTCGAGAATCCAGAAGGATAGAGTGAAATACAGATCGCCCTTGGGCATGGCAAGGCGTGTCGAATGGACTATCCTGTCTTGGTAAAGACCGGCAAGCGTTTAGCAAATCCCGAACACATTCCCGAAGAAAATCCGATGAAAAAGAAGCGCGTGCCGCCCGGGCGGAAGTCCGGAAAGCGCCCCATGGGGAGCGGCAAGCCTCTGTTCCTGCAGCCGAAAGAGCGCGCCCCCGCCGGTTCCGCGATCGCAGGCCGGCCCGCTTTGCGCGGCGTGCATCTGCCTGCCGCGGCGCTGACGATTCGCCGGCTGGAGCACCGCCTGGCCGAGGCCGAGGCGCGGATCGCGGAACTGCGTGCCTCCGCCGAGACCGATTTCCTGCTCGATATCCTCAACCGCCGCGGCTTCGAGCGCGAGCTCAACCGCGCCATCGCCTACATCGCGCGCTACCGCGCCTCCGGTGCGCTGATCGTGCTCGATGTCGACCGGCTGAAGCCGATCAACGACGCCTTCGGTCATGCCGCCGGCGACGCGGTGCTGAAGGCGGTGGTCGGCGTACTCAGACGCCATGTCCGCGCCTCCGACGTGATCGGCCGGCTCGGCGGCGACGAGTTCGTGCTGTTGCTGTGGAATCTCGGCGAAGCCGATGCGCAGATCAAGGCGGCGGCACTGGAAGCGGCCATCGACCAGCTCACCTTCGTGTTTCGCGAAAGCCGGGTCTCTGCCGGAGCCTCCGCCGGCGTGGCGCTGCTCGGCCCCGGCGTCGATGCCACCGTGGCGCTCGCACAGGCCGATCGCGCGATGTATGCGCGGAAGAAGGAACGGCGCGGGCCGGAGTAAGCGCTGAGCGTTGGCAAGGCCTGTGAACAAAAGCGCTGAAAATGCCGAGCGATTTCACTCAATTGTGGGTTGAGTTGTCGTCGCGCCTGACGTTCAATGAGCCATTGCTCCAGTTGATGTTGGCGAATTTTTTGATGACCTGACGGCGGCAATCGATGATGCCGCCTGCGAGCGGATCATGCGGATCGCATTTCATCGGCAAGTCTGGACCTGGGTCGGCATTTTCACCGCGGTCGTCGGCATTGCCTTGGGGTTTGTCGTTCTCACGCCCGACCGACAGCGCGAGAGCAAGGTGCTTGTTGGTACCGCGCCCACCCCGACCACCTTTGAAGTTCGACCGGTTTCGGCCCAATCCGGAATCGAGGCGCCATCGAAAGCTGCGGCGACCCACTGGCGGAAAAAGCTGGCGACCATCGACGGCGCCGGCGACGATACGCGTTACGCGACCATTATGGGCGGGCATTTCGGTGGTCAGATCGGCAGCGTGGCGGGCACCCTGGGGAAGCTCCTGCCGTTCGATGACAAGCCGGGCGCACCGATTGCGCCAGCGGCGCCGCCTTCACCTCCGCCGCCAGCAACTGCTGCGTCGGCGCCACCCGCCGCTCCGGCAGCGGCAAGTGCCGCGGCGGACGAGGCGGCGTGCCGGGAGAAGATGCGGCATCTCGGCGTGGTCAGTGCCGGGCCTTGCATCGATGTCAGCGGCATCGTCGAAAATCTCGCGCACGGCAAATACCTCTTCAACAAACCGAAGACCGCCTACGTCGGCGAATCCTTCCGGGTACTGCTCGCGCTGCAAACCGCACCCGGTCAGGACGCCCGCGCGCTTTTTCTGCGACGGCCGGTGAGGTCACCGAACGCGAAGGCAGGTTTGCCCAGTCGCTTGAAGCCACGTTGGGCGGCGATGATGTCAAGGTTGAGCCGTCCGGACCGCAGGCGCGCACGGCGACCATGGCCGAAGCCGTGCAATGGGAGTGGACGCTGACGCCGCAAAGCGGCGGTCAGAAAACCATGGTCATCGAAGTCGCTGCCACGATCCTTGCCGGGCCGGACAAGCATCGCGTCCAGGTCACGACCTTGCGCGAGCCGATCGTGATTGAGGTGGGCGTGGTGCAGCGGATCAAGCTTTATCTCGCCGAGGTCAACGGCGTTGCCGCCGCCTTCGTCGCTCTGTTCACCACGCTCGGCGGGTTGTTTGGCTTCGTGCCGCCGGTGCGCCGCTTCGTGCTCAAATATATCGGTCATGCCGACCGCAACGAGGCGCCGAACACGCCGGCATAATGTGGCTTGGGCGGATTGTTTCCGGCTGTGAAGCAGCGCGCGAGCGCGGTGCGCATTGTTCGCTCACAATCCGAACGCTTCCAGCAG
It encodes the following:
- a CDS encoding 5-(carboxyamino)imidazole ribonucleotide synthase — translated: MLAMAAARLGLRCQVFSSDPDSPAFDVVQNATCAEYADVEALELFANDCDVITYEFENIPAGTAMVLAARKPVLPNLSILQTTQDRLAEKDFVTKLGIGTAAYADVGSAAELRTAMTKIGLPAVIKTRRFGYDGKGQAIVREGDDPQQVWDDLSTRSAILEAFVPFEREISVIAARGADGHVECFDVTENQHRDHILKFSTAPADVSEAVAAQARAIAEKIASALDYVGVFAVELFVVPGENGPTLLVNETAPRVHNSGHWTLDGASVSQFEQHIRAIAGWPLGKPLRHGQVTMTNLIGDDVLDYAKWLTVPGTTVHLYGKGAPRPGRKMGHVTEVTPPAAK
- the purE gene encoding 5-(carboxyamino)imidazole ribonucleotide mutase → MTVPVAIIMGSQSDWETMRHAAATLTALDIASEARIVSAHRTPDRLYAFAKGAKAEGFQIVIAGAGGAAHLPGMAASLTELPVFGVPIQSKALSGVDSLYSIVQMPAGIPVGTLAIGKAGAVNAALLAAAVLALHDPALATRLAAWRKAQTAAIAERPEETA
- a CDS encoding GGDEF domain-containing protein, producing the protein MDYPVLVKTGKRLANPEHIPEENPMKKKRVPPGRKSGKRPMGSGKPLFLQPKERAPAGSAIAGRPALRGVHLPAAALTIRRLEHRLAEAEARIAELRASAETDFLLDILNRRGFERELNRAIAYIARYRASGALIVLDVDRLKPINDAFGHAAGDAVLKAVVGVLRRHVRASDVIGRLGGDEFVLLLWNLGEADAQIKAAALEAAIDQLTFVFRESRVSAGASAGVALLGPGVDATVALAQADRAMYARKKERRGPE